The following are encoded together in the Desulfoplanes formicivorans genome:
- a CDS encoding ACP S-malonyltransferase: MTTTNPLTAILFPGQGSQCPGMGRDLAEYWSDAMELWVRAEKISGFALREIYWDNDVQAMAQTAYLQPALTVVNAALWGFVKSRLSPACAAGHSLGEFSALFASGVLSINDTLDLVCLRGRLMAEASKNSEGKMAAILKLSRETVETLVEDVRKSLDQEILIANYNTPVQFVISGTQSAVSQVASLAKQAKGRAVLLPVSGAFHSPMMAEPAAELAKAMAKVDWKAPVFPVYLNASAQQADDPRVIQRVMTRQMTSSVYWTQLVTAQWEAGIRRFIELGPKGVLSRMTGQILMDHKDDILSENIETLQQAQTL; this comes from the coding sequence ATGACCACAACCAATCCCCTGACCGCCATTCTTTTTCCCGGACAGGGATCGCAATGCCCCGGCATGGGACGGGATCTGGCCGAATACTGGTCGGATGCCATGGAGCTCTGGGTCCGGGCGGAAAAGATATCCGGCTTTGCCCTGCGCGAAATTTACTGGGACAACGATGTCCAGGCCATGGCGCAGACCGCCTATTTGCAACCGGCCCTGACCGTTGTCAACGCGGCACTCTGGGGCTTTGTGAAAAGCAGACTTTCCCCTGCCTGCGCTGCAGGGCACAGTCTTGGCGAGTTCTCGGCCCTGTTCGCATCCGGGGTCCTGTCCATCAACGACACCCTTGACCTGGTCTGCCTGCGGGGTCGCCTCATGGCCGAAGCGAGCAAGAACTCCGAAGGCAAGATGGCCGCCATCCTCAAACTTTCCCGTGAAACTGTGGAAACCCTGGTGGAGGATGTCAGAAAATCCCTTGATCAAGAAATCCTCATTGCCAATTACAACACACCCGTCCAGTTTGTCATAAGCGGAACCCAGAGCGCGGTCAGCCAAGTGGCCTCCCTGGCCAAACAAGCCAAGGGACGGGCCGTGCTTCTTCCCGTAAGCGGCGCCTTTCACAGCCCCATGATGGCCGAACCTGCGGCCGAGCTGGCCAAGGCCATGGCCAAGGTGGACTGGAAAGCACCCGTCTTTCCGGTTTATTTGAATGCCTCTGCACAACAAGCTGATGATCCGCGCGTCATCCAGCGCGTCATGACCCGCCAGATGACGTCTTCGGTCTACTGGACCCAGCTTGTCACTGCCCAGTGGGAAGCTGGTATCAGGCGATTCATCGAATTGGGCCCCAAGGGCGTCCTGTCCCGCATGACAGGGCAGATTCTCATGGATCACAAGGACGACATCCTTTCGGAAAACATCGAAACCCTGCAACAGGCCCAGACATTGTAA